One Deinococcus planocerae DNA window includes the following coding sequences:
- a CDS encoding benzoate/H(+) symporter BenE family transporter encodes MTAIADLRRDGSGSAVTAGFVAVVVGAASSIGLLVGAARDFGLTHGQTVSWVLSCYLAISVSGGVLTWRYRAPVKMAWTTPGLALVASVAAARGLGYPEVLGAYVLSALIMTGLGVTGAFESVTRRIPPALANALLAGVLLPFVLGAFRALPAAPLPVGGMIAVFLLGRVWFPRWAVLAALLAGAGLSLASGAVGPLTGGGLGTLVWTTPEFSGRAVLTLALPMTVLTLASQQLPGVAVLRACGFSRVPTSPLITWSGVASLLSAPFGAHTTNLAAITAAIAAGEEAHPDPERRWVAGLSAAFFYLMLGVFAGWVVGAVGAVPAPVVAALAGLALVSTTLSSAASALGTEDGREAAFLTLAVTASGVAFLGVGSAVWGLGLGGGLWALSRRR; translated from the coding sequence TTGACGGCCATCGCGGACCTGCGGCGCGACGGCTCGGGGTCGGCGGTCACGGCGGGCTTCGTGGCGGTGGTGGTCGGGGCGGCGAGCAGCATCGGGCTGCTGGTGGGGGCGGCGCGCGACTTCGGGCTGACGCACGGGCAGACGGTGAGCTGGGTGCTGAGCTGCTACCTGGCGATCAGCGTGTCGGGCGGGGTGCTGACCTGGAGGTACCGCGCCCCCGTCAAGATGGCCTGGACGACGCCGGGGCTGGCCCTCGTCGCCTCGGTGGCCGCCGCGCGGGGCCTGGGCTACCCCGAGGTGCTCGGCGCCTACGTGCTGAGCGCCCTGATCATGACCGGCCTGGGGGTGACGGGGGCCTTCGAGAGCGTGACCCGCCGCATTCCGCCCGCGCTGGCGAACGCCCTGCTCGCGGGCGTGCTGCTGCCCTTCGTGCTGGGGGCCTTCCGGGCGCTCCCCGCCGCGCCGCTGCCCGTGGGCGGGATGATCGCCGTCTTCCTGCTGGGCCGGGTGTGGTTCCCCCGCTGGGCGGTCCTGGCGGCGCTGCTGGCCGGGGCGGGGCTGTCGCTCGCCTCGGGGGCGGTGGGTCCTCTGACCGGGGGCGGGCTGGGCACCCTGGTCTGGACCACGCCGGAGTTCAGCGGGCGGGCCGTGCTGACCCTCGCGCTGCCCATGACGGTGCTCACGCTCGCCTCCCAGCAGCTCCCGGGGGTGGCGGTGCTGCGGGCGTGCGGATTTTCCCGGGTGCCGACCTCGCCGCTGATCACGTGGTCGGGGGTGGCGAGCCTGCTCTCGGCCCCCTTCGGGGCGCACACCACCAACCTCGCGGCGATCACGGCGGCCATCGCGGCGGGCGAGGAGGCTCACCCCGACCCGGAGCGGCGTTGGGTGGCGGGACTGAGCGCGGCCTTCTTCTACCTGATGCTCGGCGTGTTCGCGGGCTGGGTGGTCGGCGCGGTGGGGGCCGTCCCCGCGCCCGTGGTCGCCGCGCTCGCCGGGCTCGCCCTCGTCTCGACCACGCTGAGCAGCGCCGCCTCCGCGCTGGGCACGGAGGACGGGCGGGAGGCGGCCTTCCTCACCCTGGCGGTCACGGCCAGCGGCGTGGCCTTCCTGGGGGTGGGAAGCGCGGTGTGGGGGCTGGGGCTGGGGGGAGGCCTGTGGGCGCTGTCCCGGCGGAGGTGA
- a CDS encoding PhzF family phenazine biosynthesis protein, with protein MTVTSAPALYRVLSPPGSEGGRTVAVFSDASDNLQTRATSSGAPLSVFVGAADVAGVSLRVFTPDKEKGTSDSGALAALAFLQPRGVLLDVVDVTMGGEVMPAQLCGGEWLLRQGDVTAREVETDFSSLGVTGKTAWVASAGRPNLVMEVADAAALEGFTPDADAISSLNRETDTTGLILFTMGGPNRADVSFRAFGPLKGFLEDGASSHMFACLVGVLGGTGRLPTTTNMIRGAQRMPGAPSRLTAQFTPAPDGAADVWVGGRAERVQP; from the coding sequence ATGACGGTCACCTCCGCACCAGCCCTCTACCGTGTCCTCTCCCCGCCCGGCTCAGAGGGCGGCAGAACGGTCGCCGTCTTCTCTGACGCCTCAGACAACCTCCAGACGAGGGCCACGAGTTCCGGCGCCCCCCTCTCCGTCTTCGTCGGGGCGGCGGACGTGGCGGGCGTGTCGCTGCGGGTCTTCACCCCGGACAAGGAGAAGGGCACTTCGGACTCCGGAGCGCTCGCGGCCCTCGCCTTCCTGCAACCCCGGGGCGTGCTCCTCGACGTGGTGGACGTGACGATGGGCGGGGAGGTGATGCCCGCGCAACTGTGCGGCGGCGAGTGGCTGTTGCGCCAGGGGGACGTGACGGCGCGGGAGGTGGAGACGGACTTCTCCTCCCTGGGCGTGACTGGAAAAACCGCGTGGGTCGCCTCGGCGGGCCGCCCGAATCTGGTCATGGAGGTTGCGGACGCGGCGGCGCTCGAAGGCTTCACGCCGGACGCGGACGCCATCTCGTCCCTCAACCGAGAGACGGACACGACGGGGTTGATCCTCTTCACGATGGGCGGGCCCAACCGGGCGGACGTGAGTTTCCGGGCCTTCGGGCCCTTGAAGGGCTTTCTGGAGGACGGCGCGAGCAGTCACATGTTCGCCTGTCTCGTGGGGGTGCTGGGAGGGACGGGCCGCCTGCCGACGACCACGAACATGATCCGAGGGGCGCAGCGGATGCCGGGGGCGCCCTCGCGGCTGACGGCGCAGTTCACCCCCGCCCCGGACGGCGCGGCGGACGTGTGGGTGGGCGGACGGGCAGAGCGGGTCCAACCTTGA
- a CDS encoding Gfo/Idh/MocA family oxidoreductase, with product MPESLRVAIVGTAARSDSLYGPIVKALPGHVTLVGVWGRSEASARRLGESLGVPHFTDLNHLIRETGAQLGIVSVAYGANGQVGRMAVEHGLHVLLETPIAHDLREADAIIGAALERGLKVEVAEQFHRRPLEQIKLKLIESGVFGRVHSSFSDFAGHGYHGVSVMRSYLGFDTRPVRVVGMVRDYRLAPHWSFLADTRGERTETQEHALVEFEDGRLGVFHWTSVGYDSPLRWWRSSRFLAEKGMGLTVGMAHSQDERLTLLTPDGEAPQFITLERRLERNDGGALRSIVAHTGDPEHPTVIWENPFVTARKGHNPQWHDDEIAVAGCLLSLVDAVRTGGEPTYGGEQARLDQEIVLAMQRSSREGGQPVELPLER from the coding sequence ATGCCTGAATCCCTGCGCGTCGCCATCGTGGGCACCGCCGCCCGCTCCGACTCCCTGTACGGGCCCATCGTGAAGGCGCTCCCGGGGCACGTCACCCTCGTCGGGGTGTGGGGGCGGAGCGAGGCGTCGGCGCGGCGGCTGGGGGAAAGCCTGGGGGTCCCCCACTTCACCGACCTCAACCACCTGATCCGGGAGACGGGGGCACAGCTTGGCATCGTCTCCGTCGCCTACGGGGCGAACGGGCAGGTCGGGCGGATGGCGGTGGAACACGGCCTCCACGTCCTGCTCGAAACGCCCATCGCGCACGACCTGCGGGAGGCGGACGCGATCATCGGGGCGGCGCTGGAGCGGGGTCTCAAGGTCGAGGTGGCCGAGCAGTTCCACCGCCGTCCCTTGGAACAGATCAAGCTCAAGTTGATCGAATCCGGCGTATTTGGGCGCGTCCACTCCTCCTTCAGCGACTTCGCGGGGCACGGCTACCACGGGGTGAGCGTGATGCGCAGCTACCTGGGCTTCGATACCCGGCCCGTGCGGGTGGTCGGAATGGTGCGAGACTACCGCCTCGCCCCCCACTGGTCCTTCCTGGCCGACACGCGCGGGGAGCGCACCGAGACGCAAGAACACGCCCTCGTCGAATTCGAGGACGGGCGGCTAGGCGTCTTCCACTGGACGAGCGTGGGCTACGACTCGCCTCTGCGCTGGTGGCGGAGCAGCCGCTTCCTGGCGGAAAAGGGCATGGGCCTCACGGTCGGCATGGCCCACAGCCAGGACGAGCGCCTGACCCTGCTGACCCCCGACGGCGAGGCGCCGCAGTTCATCACCCTGGAGCGGAGGCTGGAGCGCAACGACGGCGGTGCCCTGCGCTCCATCGTCGCCCACACCGGGGACCCCGAACACCCCACCGTCATCTGGGAGAACCCTTTCGTCACCGCCCGCAAGGGTCACAATCCCCAGTGGCACGACGATGAGATCGCGGTGGCGGGTTGCCTGCTGAGCCTCGTGGATGCGGTGCGAACCGGGGGCGAGCCGACCTACGGCGGGGAACAGGCGCGGCTCGACCAGGAGATCGTGTTGGCGATGCAGCGGTCGTCGCGCGAGGGCGGACAGCCGGTTGAGTTGCCGCTGGAGCGGTGA
- a CDS encoding carboxypeptidase regulatory-like domain-containing protein yields MRTGRGRGRRGPAAPTAWWLLALGLACLGGGGAAPFEIYPRAAVQDPARKTITLGYRVRNVGSGRGEFTPQVTLPAGWRLLLPPGPLTLAPGEEGGGLVVLLPDERAGAGEYVVTLADGEGRVTRAPVNVAPQPRLSAAVADSPSVVVGEPYTARFTVVNTGNVAQEVTFTATNSGALPVEVTPGRASLGPGERAEVAVRVLVPPDLAASQTVYTQLLARGRSDAGASGATEVLPGRVPLSATHVTLPLTLSAEADGLGVSWRVAGQTRLPGGERVTLDLGSVSPLVSLERGPLTLSAGRQWYGQTPPGEDAPAPGVRVLYRRGGWAAEGEVYRADRETEAAPGPLAFGVGVGWTPVPGAALALDLRREGDVLRWAGHAGAQGAPGEVTAAGTLERRWWWQAAADARGSFPGGWRAGASAAFGVRGAQALLAFGREVQGDADAWRLSAGGSWAGPAVTLGVRAAVGRSLKETAPEAELGASLGHGGEWGYASLNYAYRSAPGEDDPRRHRAQLLAETFSPLHTTHELVLDADPGARLGYAGTVALPTEVGTFQAAAHATYDFGARAGTLGGGLAWEATWQGVTTLGLGVDTDDARGGVWHLQASAARVWPGGGRLSGAAGVRLGGGEAPATTFKLGVSWPLEVPLAARRDVGSLSGRVTDEAGAPVAGLLLRLGALATRTDERGLYTFAAVPPGAHYLTADAAGLGTARIALPALPARVEVRAAAASTRDLRLVRPAAVVGRVRVEGGGPRFGASAGSNLTGGLLLELRGEGGEVLRTLTDERGDFAFPGLAPGGWTLGLADGPLGRDAPRLGGYAPPGAAALTLASGERVTTTLSLVPRSRRVSVQDGGSLTPSPEPAPK; encoded by the coding sequence TTGAGGACGGGGCGGGGCAGGGGGCGCAGGGGGCCCGCCGCGCCGACCGCGTGGTGGCTGCTCGCGCTCGGGCTCGCCTGCCTGGGGGGAGGGGGGGCCGCGCCCTTCGAGATTTACCCCCGCGCGGCGGTGCAGGACCCGGCGCGCAAGACGATCACCCTGGGCTACCGGGTGCGCAACGTGGGCTCGGGGCGCGGGGAGTTCACGCCGCAGGTCACCCTGCCCGCCGGGTGGCGGCTGCTGTTGCCGCCGGGGCCACTGACCCTCGCGCCCGGGGAGGAGGGCGGGGGACTCGTCGTCCTCCTCCCCGACGAGCGGGCGGGGGCGGGCGAGTACGTGGTCACGCTCGCGGACGGGGAGGGCCGCGTCACCCGGGCCCCGGTGAACGTCGCCCCCCAGCCCCGGCTGAGCGCGGCGGTGGCGGACTCGCCCTCCGTGGTCGTGGGCGAGCCCTACACCGCGCGCTTCACGGTGGTGAACACCGGGAACGTCGCGCAGGAGGTCACCTTCACGGCCACGAACAGCGGCGCCCTGCCCGTGGAGGTGACGCCGGGCCGCGCCTCACTCGGTCCCGGGGAGCGGGCCGAGGTCGCGGTGCGGGTCCTCGTGCCGCCGGACCTCGCCGCGTCGCAGACGGTATACACGCAGCTTCTCGCGCGCGGGCGCTCGGACGCGGGCGCGAGCGGGGCGACGGAGGTGCTGCCCGGGCGGGTGCCCCTCTCCGCCACCCACGTCACCCTGCCGCTCACCCTGAGCGCGGAGGCGGACGGGCTCGGCGTCTCCTGGCGGGTCGCCGGGCAGACGCGCCTGCCGGGGGGCGAGCGGGTGACCCTCGACCTGGGGAGCGTCAGCCCCCTCGTCTCGCTGGAACGCGGCCCCCTGACCCTCTCGGCGGGACGGCAGTGGTACGGGCAGACCCCGCCCGGGGAGGACGCCCCGGCGCCCGGAGTGCGCGTTCTGTACCGCCGGGGCGGTTGGGCCGCCGAGGGCGAGGTCTACCGGGCGGACCGTGAGACGGAGGCGGCCCCGGGGCCCCTCGCCTTCGGGGTGGGGGTGGGGTGGACGCCCGTCCCCGGCGCGGCCCTGGCGCTCGACCTGCGGCGCGAGGGGGACGTCTTGCGCTGGGCCGGACACGCGGGGGCGCAGGGGGCCCCGGGTGAGGTCACGGCGGCGGGCACCCTGGAGCGCCGCTGGTGGTGGCAGGCGGCGGCGGACGCGCGGGGCAGCTTCCCGGGCGGGTGGCGGGCGGGGGCGAGCGCCGCCTTCGGGGTGCGCGGGGCGCAGGCGCTCCTCGCCTTCGGGCGCGAGGTGCAGGGAGACGCGGACGCGTGGCGGCTGAGCGCGGGCGGGTCGTGGGCGGGGCCCGCCGTCACCCTGGGGGTGCGCGCCGCCGTGGGCCGGAGCCTGAAGGAGACGGCCCCCGAGGCGGAACTCGGCGCCTCGCTCGGCCACGGCGGGGAGTGGGGGTACGCCTCGCTGAACTACGCCTACCGCAGCGCCCCCGGGGAGGACGACCCCAGACGGCACCGCGCCCAGCTCCTCGCCGAGACGTTCTCGCCCCTGCACACCACCCACGAACTCGTCCTCGACGCCGACCCCGGCGCCCGGCTGGGGTACGCGGGGACCGTCGCCCTGCCGACGGAGGTGGGCACCTTCCAGGCCGCCGCCCACGCGACCTACGACTTCGGGGCGCGGGCGGGCACCCTGGGCGGCGGCCTGGCCTGGGAGGCCACCTGGCAGGGCGTGACGACCCTGGGGCTGGGCGTGGACACGGACGACGCCCGGGGCGGGGTGTGGCACCTCCAGGCGAGCGCGGCCCGCGTCTGGCCGGGGGGCGGGCGGCTGAGCGGCGCCGCCGGGGTGCGGCTCGGGGGGGGTGAGGCACCCGCGACCACCTTCAAGCTCGGCGTGAGCTGGCCGCTGGAGGTGCCCCTAGCCGCGCGGCGCGACGTGGGTTCGCTCTCGGGCCGGGTGACCGACGAGGCGGGCGCCCCCGTCGCGGGGCTGCTGCTGCGGCTCGGCGCGCTCGCCACCCGCACCGACGAGCGGGGCCTGTACACCTTCGCCGCCGTGCCGCCGGGCGCCCACTACCTCACCGCCGACGCCGCCGGGCTGGGGACGGCGCGGATCGCCCTGCCCGCCCTGCCCGCCCGGGTGGAGGTGAGGGCCGCCGCCGCGTCCACCCGCGACCTGCGCCTCGTGCGCCCCGCCGCGGTGGTGGGCCGCGTGCGCGTAGAGGGCGGGGGCCCGCGCTTCGGCGCCTCCGCCGGGTCGAACCTCACGGGCGGCCTCCTGCTCGAACTGCGCGGCGAGGGCGGCGAGGTCTTGCGCACGCTGACGGACGAGCGCGGAGACTTCGCCTTTCCGGGCCTCGCCCCCGGGGGCTGGACGCTCGGCCTCGCCGACGGGCCGCTGGGCCGGGACGCCCCGCGCCTCGGGGGGTACGCCCCACCGGGGGCCGCCGCCCTGACCCTCGCCAGCGGTGAGCGCGTAACCACGACCCTTTCCCTCGTCCCGCGCTCCCGGAGGGTCAGCGTTCAGGACGGCGGCAGCCTCACCCCGTCACCGGAGCCCGCGCCGAAGTAG
- a CDS encoding PhoH family protein — MSDRTPGQPTPTPGTPNETGGASATLHLANQREAFALLGAGDANLRRMRELTPARIIARGETVTITGESADVQAAERMVQGALDVVRSGGELTPESLLRSARLSGEGRSLAQETQVSGLSLPRGLKPKTPGQKVYLDKIEKSDITFGVGPAGTGKTYLAVAMAVQALKGKKVKRIILTRPAVEAGERLGFLPGDLQAKIDPYLRPLYDALYDMLDQEKFESYLTSGVIEVAPLAFMRGRTLNDAFIILDEAQNTTGEQMKMFLTRMGFSSRVVVTGDVTQIDLPRHITSGLAVAKRVLGSIEGIAWHEFTDVDVVRHPLVGRIIKAYEKAEDAEQDKRGARRGELASVSEETLDARE, encoded by the coding sequence TTGAGCGACCGCACCCCAGGCCAGCCCACCCCCACCCCCGGCACCCCGAACGAGACGGGCGGCGCGTCCGCGACCCTGCACCTCGCCAACCAGCGTGAGGCCTTCGCGCTGCTGGGCGCCGGGGACGCGAACTTGCGCCGGATGCGCGAGCTGACTCCTGCGAGGATCATCGCGCGGGGGGAGACCGTCACCATCACCGGGGAGAGCGCCGACGTGCAGGCCGCCGAGCGCATGGTCCAGGGCGCCCTCGACGTCGTGAGATCGGGCGGCGAACTCACCCCCGAGAGCCTGCTGCGCTCCGCGCGCCTCAGCGGCGAGGGCCGCAGCCTCGCCCAGGAGACGCAGGTGTCGGGCCTGAGCCTGCCGCGCGGCCTCAAGCCCAAGACCCCCGGCCAGAAGGTGTACCTCGACAAGATCGAGAAGAGCGACATCACCTTCGGGGTCGGCCCCGCCGGAACGGGCAAGACCTACCTCGCGGTGGCGATGGCGGTGCAGGCCCTCAAGGGCAAGAAAGTCAAGCGCATCATCCTGACCCGCCCGGCGGTCGAGGCGGGCGAGCGGCTGGGGTTTTTGCCCGGCGACCTCCAGGCCAAGATCGACCCCTACCTGCGCCCGCTGTACGACGCCCTGTACGACATGCTCGACCAGGAGAAGTTCGAGTCGTACCTCACGAGCGGGGTGATCGAGGTGGCGCCGCTGGCGTTTATGCGGGGAAGGACCCTTAACGACGCCTTCATCATCCTCGACGAGGCGCAGAACACCACCGGCGAGCAGATGAAGATGTTCCTCACCCGCATGGGCTTTTCCTCCCGGGTCGTGGTGACGGGCGACGTGACCCAGATCGACCTGCCGCGCCATATCACGAGCGGGCTGGCGGTCGCCAAGCGGGTGCTGGGCAGCATCGAGGGCATCGCCTGGCACGAGTTCACCGACGTGGACGTGGTGCGTCATCCCCTGGTGGGCCGGATCATCAAGGCCTACGAGAAGGCCGAGGACGCCGAGCAGGACAAGCGGGGCGCGCGCCGGGGCGAACTCGCCAGCGTGTCCGAGGAGACCCTCGACGCGCGGGAGTGA
- the lysS gene encoding homocitrate synthase, with translation MTTDFPAPPIPARSWAIIDSTLREGEQFARGNFNRGDKIEIARALDAFGAEFIEVTTPMVSEQTAQDIRLLAGLGLRSKILTHVRCHMEDVRRAVDLGVDGLDLLFGTSSFLREFSHGKSIEQIIDTASEVIGWIKENHPGLQIRFSAEDTFRSQEADLMAVYRAVSDLGVHRVGLADTVGVATPRQVYTLVREVRKVIHAECGIEFHGHNDTGCAVSNAYEAIEAGATHIDTTILGIGERNGITPLGGFLARMFTFDPQGLIDKYNLDLLPELDRMIARMVELPIPWNNYLTGEFAYNHKAGMHLKAIYLNPGAYEAIPPGVFGVGRRIQAASKVTGKHAIAYRARELGLHYGDEALRRVTDHIKALAEHGELDDAHLEQVLREWVSA, from the coding sequence ATGACGACAGACTTCCCGGCTCCCCCCATCCCCGCCCGGTCCTGGGCCATCATCGACTCCACCCTGCGGGAGGGCGAGCAGTTCGCGCGCGGGAACTTCAATCGGGGCGACAAGATCGAGATCGCGCGGGCGCTCGACGCTTTCGGGGCCGAATTCATCGAGGTCACCACGCCGATGGTGAGCGAGCAGACGGCCCAAGACATCCGCCTGCTCGCCGGGCTGGGGCTGAGGTCGAAGATTCTGACGCACGTCCGCTGCCACATGGAGGACGTGCGGCGGGCGGTGGACCTCGGCGTGGACGGGCTCGACCTGCTCTTCGGCACGAGTTCCTTCCTGCGCGAGTTCAGCCACGGCAAGAGCATCGAGCAGATCATCGACACGGCGTCCGAGGTCATCGGCTGGATCAAGGAGAATCACCCGGGGCTCCAGATCCGTTTCAGCGCGGAGGACACCTTCCGCTCCCAGGAGGCGGACCTGATGGCCGTCTATCGGGCCGTCTCCGACCTCGGGGTTCACCGCGTCGGTCTGGCGGACACGGTGGGGGTCGCCACGCCCCGGCAGGTGTACACGCTCGTGCGCGAGGTGCGCAAGGTCATCCACGCCGAGTGCGGCATCGAGTTCCACGGGCACAACGATACGGGCTGCGCGGTGTCGAACGCCTACGAGGCCATCGAGGCGGGCGCGACGCACATCGACACGACCATCCTGGGGATCGGCGAGCGCAACGGGATCACGCCGCTGGGGGGCTTCCTCGCGCGGATGTTCACCTTCGACCCGCAGGGCCTGATCGACAAGTACAATCTCGACCTCCTGCCCGAACTCGACCGCATGATCGCGCGGATGGTGGAGTTGCCGATCCCCTGGAACAACTACCTGACGGGCGAATTCGCCTACAACCACAAGGCGGGGATGCACCTCAAGGCGATCTACCTCAACCCCGGCGCCTACGAGGCCATCCCGCCCGGCGTCTTCGGGGTGGGCCGCCGCATCCAGGCCGCGAGCAAGGTGACGGGCAAGCACGCCATCGCGTACCGGGCGCGCGAGCTGGGCCTGCACTACGGCGACGAGGCGCTGCGGCGAGTGACCGACCACATCAAGGCGCTGGCCGAGCACGGCGAGCTGGACGACGCACATCTGGAACAGGTGCTGCGGGAGTGGGTGAGCGCGTAG
- the aroE gene encoding shikimate dehydrogenase, producing the protein MSSPDVLRAFLYADPAAHSLSPAMHRAAFRHAGLRGEYTALRVPAGELGEALERLREPGVLGANLSLPHKETALPFLDDLSGAARMVGAVNTVVNREGRLVGENTDAPGLGAALEAAGAPSGGVVVVLGAGGAARAAVWALRLRGDNVRVVNRTFEKAQTLAAELGGLAQFREEVLWGEVSLLVNASSAGLDAPDETPLPGFDFTSLAPGALVYDMVYKPRETRLLREARAAGVRAENGLSMLAHQARLAFLAWTGADVSASVFLGALEVAR; encoded by the coding sequence GTGAGTTCCCCCGACGTCCTGCGCGCCTTCTTGTACGCCGACCCGGCGGCGCATTCCTTATCACCCGCCATGCACCGCGCCGCCTTCCGGCACGCAGGGCTGAGGGGCGAGTACACGGCGCTGCGGGTGCCCGCCGGGGAACTCGGGGAGGCGCTGGAGCGGCTGCGTGAACCCGGCGTTCTGGGAGCGAACCTCAGCCTCCCGCACAAGGAGACGGCGCTGCCGTTTCTGGACGACCTGTCGGGGGCGGCGCGAATGGTCGGGGCCGTGAACACGGTGGTCAACCGGGAGGGGCGGCTCGTCGGGGAGAACACGGACGCGCCGGGGTTGGGCGCGGCGCTGGAGGCAGCGGGAGCGCCTTCAGGGGGCGTCGTCGTGGTCCTCGGGGCAGGCGGGGCGGCGCGGGCCGCCGTCTGGGCGCTGCGGTTGCGCGGGGACAACGTGCGGGTGGTGAACCGGACGTTCGAGAAGGCCCAGACGCTCGCCGCCGAGTTGGGGGGCCTCGCCCAGTTCCGCGAGGAAGTGCTGTGGGGGGAGGTCTCCCTCCTCGTCAATGCCTCCAGCGCCGGGCTCGATGCTCCCGACGAGACGCCGCTCCCGGGCTTCGACTTCACCTCCCTCGCCCCGGGGGCCCTCGTCTACGACATGGTGTACAAGCCGCGCGAGACCCGCCTGCTGCGCGAGGCCCGCGCCGCCGGGGTGCGGGCCGAAAATGGCCTGTCCATGCTCGCCCACCAGGCGCGGCTGGCCTTCCTGGCGTGGACGGGGGCGGACGTCTCAGCCTCCGTCTTCCTGGGGGCGCTGGAGGTCGCGCGTTGA
- a CDS encoding prepilin-type N-terminal cleavage/methylation domain-containing protein, whose protein sequence is MHQPLTQGFTLLELLIVIAIIGVLAAVLIPNLLGARRAANDMAAQTTVRRAILQAESVRDLGVFAPGADAATNARNCDASGIDLTLGSSVNRCRLSQDASGSYAYTRSVTGNWFYYDGLSVRGMGSTWTVPW, encoded by the coding sequence ATGCATCAGCCACTCACCCAAGGCTTCACGCTGCTGGAACTGCTGATCGTCATCGCCATCATCGGGGTGCTCGCGGCGGTCCTGATTCCCAACCTGCTGGGAGCCCGCCGCGCGGCGAACGACATGGCGGCGCAAACGACGGTGCGCCGGGCCATCTTGCAGGCGGAGAGCGTGCGCGACCTGGGGGTTTTCGCCCCGGGGGCAGACGCGGCCACGAACGCGCGCAACTGTGACGCGAGCGGCATCGACCTGACCCTCGGCAGCAGCGTCAACCGCTGCCGGCTCAGCCAGGACGCCTCGGGCTCGTACGCCTACACCCGGTCCGTCACGGGCAACTGGTTTTACTACGACGGCCTGTCCGTGCGCGGCATGGGCTCCACCTGGACCGTGCCCTGGTAG
- a CDS encoding aldo/keto reductase, with product MHKRSLGRTGLQITEIGYGAWGIGADAWKGAQDDESLEALRRYVELGGNFIDTAMGYGDGHSERLVGQVAREHEGVYVATKISPKNGQWPAAPETTAEQAFSADHVIRCTEASLERLGLPTIDVQQLHVWNDSWLGQGDWQDAVAQLKRDGKIRHFGISINDHQPDNAVRAVEEGVVETVQVIYNVFDQSPQDRLLDACRANGVGVIVRVALDEGSLTGTITPGTSFPEGDWRNNYFGGDRKVELQPHLRAIEQELGITTNQLPETALRFVLSHPAVSTVIVGMRSVRNVERNAALADGRGLPAEQVARLYGHRWDRNWYNPAD from the coding sequence ATGCACAAGCGTTCGTTGGGCCGCACGGGCCTGCAAATCACGGAGATCGGGTACGGCGCGTGGGGCATCGGCGCCGACGCGTGGAAGGGCGCGCAGGACGACGAGAGCCTGGAGGCGCTGCGGCGCTACGTCGAGCTGGGCGGCAACTTCATCGACACGGCGATGGGCTACGGCGACGGCCACAGCGAGCGGCTGGTCGGCCAGGTGGCCCGCGAGCACGAGGGCGTGTACGTCGCCACCAAGATCAGCCCCAAAAACGGGCAGTGGCCCGCCGCCCCGGAGACGACCGCCGAGCAGGCTTTTTCCGCCGATCACGTGATCCGCTGCACCGAGGCCAGCCTGGAGCGGCTGGGCCTGCCCACCATCGACGTGCAGCAGCTCCACGTGTGGAACGACTCGTGGCTGGGGCAGGGCGACTGGCAAGACGCGGTGGCGCAGCTCAAGCGCGACGGCAAGATCCGCCACTTCGGCATCTCCATCAACGACCACCAGCCGGACAACGCCGTCCGCGCCGTCGAGGAGGGCGTGGTCGAGACGGTGCAGGTCATCTACAACGTCTTCGACCAGTCGCCGCAGGACCGCCTGCTCGACGCCTGCCGCGCGAACGGGGTGGGTGTGATCGTCCGCGTCGCGCTTGACGAAGGGAGTCTGACGGGCACCATTACCCCCGGCACCAGCTTTCCGGAGGGGGACTGGCGGAACAACTACTTCGGCGGCGACCGCAAGGTGGAGTTGCAGCCGCACCTGCGGGCCATCGAGCAGGAACTGGGGATCACGACGAATCAGCTTCCCGAGACGGCCCTGCGCTTCGTCCTCAGCCACCCGGCGGTGAGCACCGTGATCGTGGGGATGCGCAGCGTGCGCAACGTGGAGCGCAACGCGGCGCTGGCCGACGGGCGCGGCCTCCCCGCCGAGCAGGTCGCGCGGCTCTACGGGCACCGCTGGGACCGCAACTGGTACAACCCGGCGGACTGA